Within Amedibacterium intestinale, the genomic segment CTGATATGAACAAATAATGTTAGGGGAATTTAAGAAAAGGAGAGGAAAGAATTATGATGAAAAAATTTGAGTCATTTATGGAAAAATATCTGACTCCAATTGCAAATAAGATGGATAATCAAGTGCACCTAAGTGCTGTTAAAAAAGCTATGGTTGCCATGACTCCATTACTATTAATTGGTAGTTTTTGTTTGATTCCAGAAGCAATTCCAAATATGATTGGAGAAAATAACCCTGTTTCACAGTGGATTTTGGCAAATTTAGATACGATTTATATACCTTACAATGTAGGTATGGCATTAATGTCTATTTATGTATCTGCTATTATTGCATATCATTTGGCTAATTCATATAAAATTGATGTTCCAGGTTCTATTTCAATGGCGGTTATTGCATTCTTAATGATGGCAGTAGATTACACTGAAGATGGTGGAATCATGACTACCTATTTGGGGCCAAAAGGTTTATTTGCGGCGATGTTTGCGTCATTGATTGCTGTTGAATTATATCGCTGGTGTAAAAAGCGTAAGTTTACAATTAAGATGCCTGAATCTGTTCCTGATTTTGTTTCTAGATCATTTGAAATGATTCCAGTATCTGTTATTACGATTGGTTTCTTTTTGATCGTTCGTGTGGTTTGTGTAAATGGATTACATACATTGCCACCAATGATTTTCACTAATTTGTTTGCACCTCTTGTTGGATCTATGGATAATCCATTATCATTTACTTTCTTGCAGACACTTAGCTGTTTATTATTCTTCTTTGGTATTCATCCATCTGTATTAAGTCCAATTACAAGTCCAATTTCTACACAGTTCTTAGCAGAGAATGTTGCTGCATTTAAAGCTCATGAAGTGATTCCTCATTTCTATACTGGTGGTTCAATTTCTGCATTTGCTAACTTTACTGGTACAGGAGTTACTTTCGGGCTTGTATTCTGGTGCTTGTTATCTAAATCTAAGGCACAAAAACAAGTTGGGCGTGTTGCTCTTATTCCAGCATTATTTGGAATCAATGAACCTATTCTGTTTGGTGCCCCAATTGTATTAAATCCAATCTTCTTCATTCCATATGTGTTGTGTGGGGGTATTATTGGTACGATTCCACATTGGATGATGGCTGCTGGATTGGTTGCGAAACCTCTGTATACACCTCCATATGTTGGTGTTTTCTTGGAAGGTTTCCTAACAAATCTTGATTATATGTCAATTGTTGCAAATTTAATTCAGTTGGTATTATCAATTGCTATTTACTATCCGTTCTTTAAAATTTATGAAAAACGAGAACTTGAAAATGAAAAGGCATATGAAGAACAGAAAACTGAATCTGCAATTTCAGCAGAAGATGAAGCGTTATTAAATGACTTAGATTTAGATTTCTAGTCTTAAGATAAAAGGCAAGCATATGCTTGCCTTATTCTGCTTTTTAATAAATTTGGAGTAAAATTCAATGAATATTGCGAGGTGAAATCATGGCTAAGAGAATTGAAAAGATGCAGGAATTTTTGAAAAATCATAATTTAGATGCTCTTTTAATTAAAAGCAAAACGATGAAGAAGTATTTAGATACATTAACAGGAAGCGGAGTGCAAATACTTCTTATGCGTGATGCGGGGTATTTGATTCTAGATGGAAGATATTTAACAGAAGCAAACGAGCGAGAACATGATTTGCAAATAGTATTACATGCTCCACATAAAACAGGGAGAAACTATTTGGGAACTGTAGAGGAATTACTGAAAAAACATAAATGTAGAAGCCTGGGGGTAGAAAGTTCTCAAATGTTAATTAAAGAATATCGCCAAGTGGAAGAGTTGGGAGTTAAAGTTTGCTTGCTTGATGATGAACTTGCTATGGTACGTATTCAAAAAGATAAAGAAGAATTAAAGATTATGCAGGAAGCTGTTGGTCTTACTGATCAGATTTATGCGCAGGTAATTCAAAATCTTCGTATAGGTATGAGTGAGTTTGAAATTAGTGCGTTAATTCATTATTTTTCTATAAAAGCAGGTGCTCAACAGATGTCTTTTGATACAATTGTAGCAAGCGGAGAAAGAAGTGCAATGCCTCATGGAAGACCAACTGGAAGAAAAATTAAAGCACATGAACCTATTATGATGGATTTTGGTATACAATATAAAAATTATCAATCGGATATGACTAGGATAGCCTTTTTTGGTAAGCCTAAACCAGAAATTGAAAAAATATATAATATTGTTCTAGAAGCGCAGCTTGCTGGTATCAAAGCTATGAAAACAGGAGCTTTGGCTAGTGATGTAGATAAAGCGGCACGTGATATTATTAGTGCTTATGGATATGGCGAGTATTTTGATCATGGATTGGGACATGGATTAGGAATCGGTGATGGATGTGAATTTCCTATAATTAACCAAAAAGGAACAATTATTTTAGATGAAGGAATGATGATGTCATGTGAACCAGGTATCTATGTACCAAACCTTGGGGGAATTCGTATTGAGGATGATGTCGTAATTTTAGATGGGACTGGTATACCATTAAATAAAACACCAAAAGAAATATTAATCTTGAAAGAGGAATAAAATATGAAGTATAATTTTGATGAAGTGAATAATCGTTTAGGAACATATTGTACACAATGGGATTACATTGAAGATAGATTTGGTGAAAAAGATCTTTTACCATTTTCTATTTCGGATACAGACTTTAAGATTCCAAAACCAATTACAGAGAAAATTTTAGAAGTTGCAAAACATGAAATATATGGATATACGCGCTGGAATCATCATGATTTTAAAAGTAGTATATGTGAGTTTTATAAGCGTAGACATAA encodes:
- a CDS encoding PTS sugar transporter subunit IIC is translated as MMKKFESFMEKYLTPIANKMDNQVHLSAVKKAMVAMTPLLLIGSFCLIPEAIPNMIGENNPVSQWILANLDTIYIPYNVGMALMSIYVSAIIAYHLANSYKIDVPGSISMAVIAFLMMAVDYTEDGGIMTTYLGPKGLFAAMFASLIAVELYRWCKKRKFTIKMPESVPDFVSRSFEMIPVSVITIGFFLIVRVVCVNGLHTLPPMIFTNLFAPLVGSMDNPLSFTFLQTLSCLLFFFGIHPSVLSPITSPISTQFLAENVAAFKAHEVIPHFYTGGSISAFANFTGTGVTFGLVFWCLLSKSKAQKQVGRVALIPALFGINEPILFGAPIVLNPIFFIPYVLCGGIIGTIPHWMMAAGLVAKPLYTPPYVGVFLEGFLTNLDYMSIVANLIQLVLSIAIYYPFFKIYEKRELENEKAYEEQKTESAISAEDEALLNDLDLDF
- a CDS encoding M24 family metallopeptidase — translated: MAKRIEKMQEFLKNHNLDALLIKSKTMKKYLDTLTGSGVQILLMRDAGYLILDGRYLTEANEREHDLQIVLHAPHKTGRNYLGTVEELLKKHKCRSLGVESSQMLIKEYRQVEELGVKVCLLDDELAMVRIQKDKEELKIMQEAVGLTDQIYAQVIQNLRIGMSEFEISALIHYFSIKAGAQQMSFDTIVASGERSAMPHGRPTGRKIKAHEPIMMDFGIQYKNYQSDMTRIAFFGKPKPEIEKIYNIVLEAQLAGIKAMKTGALASDVDKAARDIISAYGYGEYFDHGLGHGLGIGDGCEFPIINQKGTIILDEGMMMSCEPGIYVPNLGGIRIEDDVVILDGTGIPLNKTPKEILILKEE